The Panacibacter microcysteis genome includes a window with the following:
- a CDS encoding NAD(P)H-dependent glycerol-3-phosphate dehydrogenase, producing MLTHVAVLGSGSWATALVKIFAESGVFVSWHVRTQDQADDINANGRNPRYLSFAELKMSFINAYAAVEQTVAHAEMVIFAMPAAYLPDYIKNIDKSLFDGKTVAVSIKGLIPGTSTIPGLYLEQQLAKKNVAVIAGPCHAEEVATQSTTYMTISCNDETIATTIASSIKTGYVTTIINNDPAGVEYAAILKNIIGIAGGIAKGLQFGHNFRAVLVSNAMREVQQFMTAIVPRSRDLFDSVYFGDLLVTAYSDFSRNRTLGKLVGRGMKPVNALDAMEMVAEGYQASKELAPVIEKAQLNLPVINGVYRILHQHANPYYQFMLIEKHLR from the coding sequence ATGCTAACACATGTCGCTGTTTTAGGCAGTGGCAGTTGGGCAACAGCATTGGTTAAAATTTTCGCTGAGAGTGGTGTTTTTGTTTCCTGGCACGTTCGCACACAAGACCAGGCAGACGATATTAACGCTAACGGTAGAAACCCACGCTATCTCAGTTTTGCCGAATTAAAAATGTCATTCATCAATGCATACGCTGCTGTTGAACAAACAGTAGCGCATGCAGAAATGGTCATTTTTGCTATGCCCGCTGCTTATCTGCCGGATTATATAAAAAATATTGATAAAAGTTTGTTCGACGGCAAAACGGTCGCTGTTTCAATAAAAGGTCTTATACCCGGTACATCTACAATTCCCGGCCTGTACCTTGAGCAGCAATTGGCAAAAAAAAATGTGGCGGTCATTGCGGGCCCGTGTCATGCAGAAGAAGTGGCTACACAAAGTACAACCTACATGACCATTTCATGCAATGATGAGACGATTGCAACTACTATTGCCTCTTCTATAAAAACAGGTTATGTAACCACTATCATCAATAACGACCCCGCCGGCGTTGAATATGCAGCCATTCTCAAAAATATCATTGGTATTGCCGGCGGTATTGCAAAGGGCTTACAGTTCGGCCACAACTTCAGGGCGGTACTGGTTAGTAATGCCATGCGGGAAGTGCAGCAGTTTATGACAGCCATCGTGCCACGCAGCCGTGATTTGTTTGACTCTGTTTATTTTGGTGACCTGCTGGTAACTGCATACTCAGACTTTAGCAGGAACAGAACATTGGGCAAACTGGTGGGCAGAGGTATGAAACCGGTAAACGCGCTGGATGCCATGGAAATGGTTGCAGAAGGTTACCAGGCCTCAAAGGAACTTGCACCTGTAATAGAGAAAGCACAGCTTAACCTGCCTGTTATAAATGGCGTGTACAGGATACTGCATCAGCACGCCAATCCTTATTATCAATTTATGCTTATTGAAAAACATTTACGTTAA
- a CDS encoding GNAT family N-acetyltransferase — translation MQTHNHVKFNGPLLDNLLAQGYYRMRQEIFTTDFIFDKDNIYHVYWLRFKLADFRFSTAAKKLLKANQHFSVSFTPFQLTGELTALYQLYFSQVNFDAPPTIQDFLFGENNKNTKRKNLFESIKIELRDNDHLIAAGFFDKGFSTLAGIMNFYDPAYKKHSPGKLLMLLKMQYAIQNNMSYYYPGYIAYGYPKFDYKLFPNASFAEVYDSGKRLWYPYNNTLLQLLSARKAP, via the coding sequence CCATTATTAGATAATTTACTGGCACAAGGCTACTACAGGATGCGCCAGGAAATATTCACAACAGATTTCATTTTTGATAAAGACAATATTTATCACGTTTACTGGTTACGCTTTAAACTGGCAGATTTCCGGTTTTCCACCGCGGCAAAAAAACTGCTCAAAGCAAATCAACATTTCTCGGTTTCTTTCACTCCTTTTCAATTAACAGGTGAGCTTACAGCGCTGTACCAGTTATACTTCAGCCAGGTAAATTTTGATGCGCCGCCAACCATACAGGATTTTCTTTTTGGAGAAAACAACAAAAATACAAAGCGCAAAAATCTTTTCGAATCAATAAAGATTGAGTTAAGAGACAATGATCATTTAATTGCAGCAGGCTTCTTCGATAAAGGTTTTTCAACGCTCGCAGGTATCATGAATTTTTACGATCCTGCATATAAAAAACATAGCCCGGGCAAACTGCTTATGCTGCTCAAGATGCAGTACGCCATACAAAATAATATGTCCTACTATTACCCGGGTTACATCGCTTATGGTTATCCAAAATTTGATTATAAACTTTTCCCCAATGCATCCTTCGCAGAAGTGTACGACTCAGGTAAAAGACTATGGTATCCCTACAACAATACATTGTTGCAGTTATTGTCTGCACGAAAAGCACCATAA